TTCGTGAACCCGAACTCGTCTTTGATCGCCTTGTTCGCGTATGCGAAATTGTACCGGCAGAAGTAGTAGCTCGTGTACATGAACCCCACCGTCGCCCAGTTCAAACCGCGCCTCGGCCGGAAGCCGTGAGGCAACTGTCTCGGTTCGGGGGTACTGGCCGCGGCGGCTGGTGAGGAACTCATGAGGGTGGGGGTTGTAGCGGAATTGTCATAACTCGCACGGAAAATCCGCCACTCGCCTTGGGATCTGAGCTCCGGCGTCCACCGCCGCGCCCCGCCCTTCGGCCGCAATGCCATCGCAATCGGCGTTCCCGTCATACGCATTAACCGGTCCCGCGAACGCTTGCCCTCGCCCGGGGGTTATTGCACCTAGCAGGCGTTCAATGAACACCACTGACACCTTCCGTCGTACCAAGATCATCTGCACTCTCGGGCCCGCCACCGAGAGCGAAGAGATGCTTGAGCAGCTGATCCGCTCTGGGGCGGACGTCATTCGTCTCAACATGGCGCACGCGAAGCACGACTGGACCCGCGGCGTGATCCGCCGCATCCGGGCCGTCAGCCAGCGTATTGGCCGCGACGTTGCCATCATGATGGACATCAAGGGGCCGGAGATCCGCACCGGCGACGTCGCCACGCCAATGGAGCTGAAGGCCGGCGAGATTTTCGACTTCACCGTCAAACCCGGTGGCCAGGGCTCCGAGGAGGTTCGGTCCGTCGACGTTAACTACAAGGATCTCGTCAAGGACATCACCGTCGGCGACACCGTGCTTGTCGACAACGGCCTGCTCCGCCTCGAGGTGCTCGCCAAGGACGAGGCGCGCATTCGGTGCCGCGTCCTCATCCCGGGCGAGCTCAAGTCGCGCCGGCATATCAACCTTCCTGGCGTGAAGGTGAACCTGCCCTCCTTCACGGAAAAAGACCGCGCGGACTCCACGGTCGGCATCGAGGAGGGGATTGATTTTCTCGCGCTCTCCTTCGTCCGTGAAGCCGCCGACATCGAGCTGCTCCGCGCCTTTCTCGCCGAGAAGAAGTCGAAGGTCCGCATCATCGCCAAGATCGAGGACCAGTCCGCCATCGCGAACCTCGCGGAAATCGTCCAGGCGTGCGACGGCCTGATGGTTGCCCGGGGCGACCTCGGCATCGAGTGCCCGTTCGAGGAGCTCCCGGTCATCCAGCGTCGCGCGGTCAACGCCTGCCTCGCGCAGGGCCGCCCGGTCATCATCGCGACGCACATGCTCGAATCGATGATCACCCAGCCGGTGCCCACGCGCGCCGAAATCACCGACGTCGCCAACGCGGTGTTCGAGCAGGCCGACTGCGTGATGCTTTCGGGCGAGACCACGATCGGCAAGTACCCGATCGAGTGCGTCAAGATGCTGGATACGATCGCCCGTCGCATCGAGCAGGAGGATGGCAAGGACCGCCGTCTCGCCGCCAACTTCACCGGCGAACGCATGAAGGTGCTGCACTCGGCCGTGGTCCTCGCCAACGAGCTGCCGCATGCCAAGCTGCTCACGTTTACCCGCCACGGCTTCATGGCCCAGGGCCTCGCGCTCCTGCGCCCCACCCACTCGCCGATCCTGGCGTTCACGCCGTCGATCGAGGTGTATCGCCAGCTTCGCCTACTCCGCGCCGTCGAGCCTTTCCTGATGCCGCTGGCCTCCGAGCCGAACGAGACCATCGAAAACGCGATTAGCGTCCTCCGGCGCGAGGGTCGCGTCAGCGCGGGCGATCGGATCGTGATCGCGACCGACATCCTGGCGCAGGACCGTCTGGTCGACAGCGTCCAGCTCCGCACCGTCCGCTGAGTCGGTCGCCGCTCACCCTCGCGTCGGCGCCACCAGCGCCGGCGCGAGGGGCCGTGCGTGGGGGCGCGCTGGTTCTGGCGGCAAGGAGCCGCGCAACCGCTCAACGGTTGCGCAAGACGATCGGCCTGCGGGTTGCTTCCTCCAGCCGCAGCAGGAAGAGCCGTAGCTCCTTATACGCTGATTTGTCTAGGAGGTCAGGAACCACCATTTGGTCTGGGCCTACCTGGTCTTCTTCTGGAAGCAGGACGAGTGGCGTAATGGATTCCGTCTGATCAAACAGGACGAACCGTTCGACCGGGCGTCCGCTGGCCCGCTTGAAACCCAATCGCCCGCTCGCGTCGGGGGCGCCCGCGTTTCGGACGCGGGCGTCACGCGGCGGGCGGGCCGGGGAGAAAGGCAGTGGATTTTGGGGTGGAGCGCCGGTTCAACGGGACGAGCGGGTTCGAGTAGATCGGAGTTTGTGCCGATTATGTTCACATCCAGCGCGTTTCGGTTCGACTACCGATTCGGACGTGCTCCCAAACCATGAATGTCTCCTCGGTCTCCAGTTCCTCCGGCAATCAGGTTCAGTCGAACGGCAATATCGACGCGCAGATCACTCGGCTGCAGCGCCAGATTTCCCAACTGACCGAAAAGATCGCGGAGGCCAGTGCCAGCACGGATAGCTCCGCGCTGGAGATGGTCGAGTTGTACCAGGCGCAACTTGCCGCCCTTCAGGCTCAGTTGCAGGCCTTGCAGCAGCAAAAGCAGATGAGCGAGATGGCCAAGGTGACCGCCGCCGCTCAGTCCTCCGCGAACGCGCCCCAAACCGATGAGGCGACGGCCGCTGCCGCCCGCGGCGAGGGCGATGGAGTGGTCGGCACGGCCCTTGACACGATCGCCTGAAAAGGATGCCCGGCCAGGAGCCCTGGTGAGGCGGGTAGTCCTTTCACGCCCCGTCGAAAGGGGGCGAAAACGTGCGCGGCCCCGGTCCTTGTATCCCCTGTGTCCGGACGCCCGCGTGTCGCTCGTAGAGGAGATGAACCTCAACGGAGTTCACTTCTGCCTCCCCATGAGCACCCTCACCGAAATTCCGGCATCACCGGCCACGCCGACACCAGACTCCGACCGCGAACTGGTCTTTCACCGGCACCTCTCCGCTCCGCCCGAGAGAATTTACGCCGCATGGACGCGGCCCGAACTGGTTCGTGAATGGTTTACGCCCCGTCCCTGGACGACGCCGGTTGCGGAGCTCGACGTGCGCCCCGGCGGCGCATCGCGGATCGTGATGCGCGGTCCGGATGGCAATGAGTTTCCCAACCTGGGCGTGTACCTCGAGGTGGTGCCCAACCGTCGGCTCGTCCTCACCGACGCCTATGTCCGCGCCTGGGTACCCGCAGAGAAGCCATTTCTCACGATCGATCTCACGCTCACGCCGACACCCGATGGCGGGACCGACTACACGGCCCGGATCTTTCACTGGAGCGCCGCCGATCGCGAAAAGCACGAGCAGATGGGATTCCTCTCCGGGTGGGGACAGGCGACGGATCAGCTCGAAGCCCTATTGCGCCGTGGCTGACGGCCGTGCCGGTCTGCGCGGTCAGAGCGGTTCCGTCGACGCGTTGGCTTTGCCGCCGTTTGCCGGCAGGTGGCCGGGCAAAAAGAAGTAGTAGTTCATCAGCCACCAACTCCGCGATGGCCGGTAAAGCAGCGCGGGCACGATCACGGCGCCGGCGAGCGCCACGATGACCGCCGTGCGCGTCGCCATCACCCCATGATACGCCAGCAGGGCGATCGGCAGGAGGAAGCATACGAGCGTGACTCCGTAGTTGAGCGACAACGACCCAAGGTAGAACCCCTCGTCGGTGCCTCGCTCGATCGGCATCCCGCACGCCGGACACTCCTTGTTTACCTGAAACAGGGTGCCCTCCTTGAAGAGCGTGCGCGCGCCGCAGTTCGGGCAGCGGTTGGTGAGTCCGCGCGCCACGATCTGAGCACGGGTGACCTTTGAAACTATCGGCATGTGGGATGAGGGCTGGGCTTGGGACGTCCGCGCGTGGGGTCACGGCGAGGCGGCACTGAACCCACAACTCCGCCAATGCCAAGCGCCGGCTGCCGCCGACCGATGTCGCCCGTAGGGGGCAGGGCAGGGGACCACGGCAATTCAGGGGCGGTGACAAAACCAGTTCTTGCGGCGCCCGCGCTCCTGCGTCACACCGGGCCTGCAAACGTTTTCTTAGCCGTATGTCGCCGCGCGCCCAATACTCCCGAGCCTCCCGCGCCGGGATTGTGCAGATCGCGCAAAAGCTCGGCGTCTCGGCCTCCACCGTTTCCCGTGCCCTGCGGCCGGAAACCGCCCACCTCGTCCGCGAGGACGTTCGCAAACAGGTCATCGACCTCGCCGAGCAGCAGAACTACTCCCCGCATCCCGGGGCGCGCATGATGCGCAAGGGCGTCAATGCCACGCTCACCGTCGTGGTGCCGCTCGATGAAAACATCTTCTTTTCGGAGTACTACGGGCGGTTCTTGTCCGGGACGCTGCACGCCGCCGCCGCCCGCGGGTGGGATGTGCACATCAGCACGCTCCGCCGTCCCCCCGGGGCCGGTTTCCGCGAGGCCATGCAGCACCTCAGCATGGATACCTCGGGCATCATTTACCTCGCCGAACCGCTGTCCCGGGAGGATGTGCGCCAGCTGAAGGGGTATCGCCGACCGTTCGTCATGACGAAGTCCGCGCTTCCCGCCGATGTCGCGGCCGAGGAATTGGGCGTGCCCGTGGTCGGGGTCGATAACGTCAACGGCGCCAACTCGGCCGCCAGCCTCCTGCTGCAGCTTGGGCACCGCCGCATCGGCCTCATCCTCGGCCCCGACTCGTCGCGCGATGCCCACGAACGCCGCCTGGGCTACCTGAGCGTGCTGGAGCGGAGCGGTGCATTGCCCCGCCCGGAGTGGATCTACGAGGGGGCCTTCACCTCCGACACCGGCCATGCCGGGCTGGCGCAGCTGCTTCAATCCCCCGAACGGCCCACCGCCATCTGCTGTGCAAGCGACGAGATCGCCTTCGGGGCACTCAGCGCGGCCGCGGCCAGCGGGATTCGCTGTCCCGACGATATCTCCATCGTCGGCTTCGACGATGGCCTCTGGGCCACCGCCTCCCGACCGGCGCTCACGACCATCCGCCAGCCCCTGTCCGACCTTGCGGAACGGGCGGTCGGGCTGCTGGTCGAAGCCGTGAATTCAAACCCCAAGACGCAGCGGGCGATTCACAACGATCTGCCGGCTGCACTCGTCATCCGCGAATCCACCCAACCGTACCTCGGCGGCGCCTGAGCCGGCTGTTTCGAGATCTAGCAAACGTTTGCACGGGCCTATCGTCCCGTCGCCTGCCCTGAGGATCACAGAGGAGAGGATAAGCCTGGGAGAGATTTTTGTTGCTCTGCAAA
The Opitutus sp. ER46 DNA segment above includes these coding regions:
- the pyk gene encoding pyruvate kinase, with the protein product MNTTDTFRRTKIICTLGPATESEEMLEQLIRSGADVIRLNMAHAKHDWTRGVIRRIRAVSQRIGRDVAIMMDIKGPEIRTGDVATPMELKAGEIFDFTVKPGGQGSEEVRSVDVNYKDLVKDITVGDTVLVDNGLLRLEVLAKDEARIRCRVLIPGELKSRRHINLPGVKVNLPSFTEKDRADSTVGIEEGIDFLALSFVREAADIELLRAFLAEKKSKVRIIAKIEDQSAIANLAEIVQACDGLMVARGDLGIECPFEELPVIQRRAVNACLAQGRPVIIATHMLESMITQPVPTRAEITDVANAVFEQADCVMLSGETTIGKYPIECVKMLDTIARRIEQEDGKDRRLAANFTGERMKVLHSAVVLANELPHAKLLTFTRHGFMAQGLALLRPTHSPILAFTPSIEVYRQLRLLRAVEPFLMPLASEPNETIENAISVLRREGRVSAGDRIVIATDILAQDRLVDSVQLRTVR
- a CDS encoding FlxA-like family protein; translation: MNVSSVSSSSGNQVQSNGNIDAQITRLQRQISQLTEKIAEASASTDSSALEMVELYQAQLAALQAQLQALQQQKQMSEMAKVTAAAQSSANAPQTDEATAAAARGEGDGVVGTALDTIA
- a CDS encoding SRPBCC family protein, whose product is MSTLTEIPASPATPTPDSDRELVFHRHLSAPPERIYAAWTRPELVREWFTPRPWTTPVAELDVRPGGASRIVMRGPDGNEFPNLGVYLEVVPNRRLVLTDAYVRAWVPAEKPFLTIDLTLTPTPDGGTDYTARIFHWSAADREKHEQMGFLSGWGQATDQLEALLRRG
- a CDS encoding DUF983 domain-containing protein; the protein is MPIVSKVTRAQIVARGLTNRCPNCGARTLFKEGTLFQVNKECPACGMPIERGTDEGFYLGSLSLNYGVTLVCFLLPIALLAYHGVMATRTAVIVALAGAVIVPALLYRPSRSWWLMNYYFFLPGHLPANGGKANASTEPL
- a CDS encoding LacI family DNA-binding transcriptional regulator; amino-acid sequence: MSPRAQYSRASRAGIVQIAQKLGVSASTVSRALRPETAHLVREDVRKQVIDLAEQQNYSPHPGARMMRKGVNATLTVVVPLDENIFFSEYYGRFLSGTLHAAAARGWDVHISTLRRPPGAGFREAMQHLSMDTSGIIYLAEPLSREDVRQLKGYRRPFVMTKSALPADVAAEELGVPVVGVDNVNGANSAASLLLQLGHRRIGLILGPDSSRDAHERRLGYLSVLERSGALPRPEWIYEGAFTSDTGHAGLAQLLQSPERPTAICCASDEIAFGALSAAAASGIRCPDDISIVGFDDGLWATASRPALTTIRQPLSDLAERAVGLLVEAVNSNPKTQRAIHNDLPAALVIRESTQPYLGGA